The Manis javanica isolate MJ-LG chromosome 4, MJ_LKY, whole genome shotgun sequence genome contains a region encoding:
- the GLOD4 gene encoding glyoxalase domain-containing protein 4 isoform X1 has product MAARRALHFVFKVGNRFRTAHFYRDVLGMKVLRHEEFEEGCKAACNGPYDGKWSKTMVGFGPEDDHFVAELTYNYGIGDYKLGNDFMGITLASSHAVSNARRLEWPLTEVAEGVFETEAPGGYKFFLQNCSPPQSDPVLKVTLAVSDLQKSLNYWSNLLGMNIYEKDEEKQRALLGYADNQCKLELQGIEGTVDHAAAFGRIAFSCPQKELPDLEDLMKREKQKILTPLVSLDTPGKATVQVVILADPDGHEICFVGDEAFRELSKVDPEGNKLLDDAMTADKSDEWFAKQNKPKASG; this is encoded by the exons ATGGCTGCTCGTCGAGCTCTGCACTTTGTATTCAAGGTGGGAAACCGCTTCCGGACGGCGCATTTCTATCGTGATGTCCTGGGGATGAAG GTTCTGCGGCATGAAGAATTTGAAGAAGGCTGCAAAGCTGCCTGTAATGG gcCTTATGATGGGAAATGGAGTAAAACAATGGTGGGATTTGGCCCTGAGGATGACCATTTTGTTGCAGAACTGACTTACAACTATGGCATTGGAGACTACAAGCTTGGAAATGACTTTATG GGTATCACACTCGCCTCAAGCCACGCGGTCAGCAATGCCAGGAGACTGGAGTGGCCACTCACTGAGGTTGCAGAAGGTGTCTTTGAAACTGAGGCCCCAGGAGGATATAAGTTCTTTTTGCAGAACTGCAGTCCACCTCAGTCAG ATCCTGTGTTAAAAGTAACTCTAGCAGTGTCTGATCTTCAGAAGTCCTTGAACTACTGGTCTAATCTGCTGGGaatgaatatttatgaaaaagatGAAGAGAAGCAAAGGGCTTTGTTGGGCTATGCTGATAACCAG tgTAAGCTGGAGCTGCAGGGCATCGAGGGCACAGTTGACCATGCAGCAGCTTTTGGAAGGATTGCCTTTTCTTGCCCTCAAAAAGAG TTGCCAGACTTAGAAGACTTGATGAAAAGGGAAAAGCAGAAGATTCTGACTCCCCTGGTGAGTCTGGATACTCCAGGAAAAGCAACCGTACAAGTGGTCATTCTGGCTGACCCA GATGGACATGAAATTTGCTTTGTGGGGGATGAAGCATTTCGAGAACTTTCTAAGGTGGATCCAGAGGGAAACAAACTGTTGGATGAT GCAATGACAGCAGATAAAAGTGATGAATGGTTTGCTAAACAAAATAAACCGAAGGCTTCAGGTTAA
- the GLOD4 gene encoding glyoxalase domain-containing protein 4 isoform X2, producing the protein MAARRALHFVFKVLRHEEFEEGCKAACNGPYDGKWSKTMVGFGPEDDHFVAELTYNYGIGDYKLGNDFMGITLASSHAVSNARRLEWPLTEVAEGVFETEAPGGYKFFLQNCSPPQSDPVLKVTLAVSDLQKSLNYWSNLLGMNIYEKDEEKQRALLGYADNQCKLELQGIEGTVDHAAAFGRIAFSCPQKELPDLEDLMKREKQKILTPLVSLDTPGKATVQVVILADPDGHEICFVGDEAFRELSKVDPEGNKLLDDAMTADKSDEWFAKQNKPKASG; encoded by the exons ATGGCTGCTCGTCGAGCTCTGCACTTTGTATTCAAG GTTCTGCGGCATGAAGAATTTGAAGAAGGCTGCAAAGCTGCCTGTAATGG gcCTTATGATGGGAAATGGAGTAAAACAATGGTGGGATTTGGCCCTGAGGATGACCATTTTGTTGCAGAACTGACTTACAACTATGGCATTGGAGACTACAAGCTTGGAAATGACTTTATG GGTATCACACTCGCCTCAAGCCACGCGGTCAGCAATGCCAGGAGACTGGAGTGGCCACTCACTGAGGTTGCAGAAGGTGTCTTTGAAACTGAGGCCCCAGGAGGATATAAGTTCTTTTTGCAGAACTGCAGTCCACCTCAGTCAG ATCCTGTGTTAAAAGTAACTCTAGCAGTGTCTGATCTTCAGAAGTCCTTGAACTACTGGTCTAATCTGCTGGGaatgaatatttatgaaaaagatGAAGAGAAGCAAAGGGCTTTGTTGGGCTATGCTGATAACCAG tgTAAGCTGGAGCTGCAGGGCATCGAGGGCACAGTTGACCATGCAGCAGCTTTTGGAAGGATTGCCTTTTCTTGCCCTCAAAAAGAG TTGCCAGACTTAGAAGACTTGATGAAAAGGGAAAAGCAGAAGATTCTGACTCCCCTGGTGAGTCTGGATACTCCAGGAAAAGCAACCGTACAAGTGGTCATTCTGGCTGACCCA GATGGACATGAAATTTGCTTTGTGGGGGATGAAGCATTTCGAGAACTTTCTAAGGTGGATCCAGAGGGAAACAAACTGTTGGATGAT GCAATGACAGCAGATAAAAGTGATGAATGGTTTGCTAAACAAAATAAACCGAAGGCTTCAGGTTAA